The following proteins come from a genomic window of Salvia hispanica cultivar TCC Black 2014 chromosome 4, UniMelb_Shisp_WGS_1.0, whole genome shotgun sequence:
- the LOC125223888 gene encoding uncharacterized protein LOC125223888: protein MGPQTQTYVFRSEMGYTELEKRQLFLRSYTFSRKQSVSDRIKTSFFRVKKAISVRFRTARRLRRKIWFKLKNGLFFSTRRRRLFLRLHAYNYCYNSHHSSCF, encoded by the coding sequence atggggcCGCAAACGCAAACATATGTGTTTCGGAGTGAGATGGGATACACGGAGCTGGAGAAGAGGCAGCTCTTCTTGCGAAGCTACACGTTTTCGAGGAAGCAGAGCGTCTCCGATAGAATCAAAACATCCTTCTTCAGAGTGAAAAAGGCCATCTCTGTTCGCTTCCGAACCGCGAGAAGGCTGAGGAGGAAGATTTGGTTCAAGCTCAAAAATGGGCTCTTCTTCTCCACTAGGCGAAGGAGGCTCTTCCTCCGCCTCCACGCCTATAACTACTGCTACAATTCACACCACTCTTCTTGTTTCTGA
- the LOC125218503 gene encoding LOW QUALITY PROTEIN: transmembrane protein 184A-like (The sequence of the model RefSeq protein was modified relative to this genomic sequence to represent the inferred CDS: deleted 2 bases in 1 codon) → MGPIFYILIALPCTIGAIALALRHIYNHLLNYTEPTYQRYIVRIIFMVPVYALMSFLSLILNKHAIYFNSIREIYEAWVIYNFLSLCLAWVGGPGAVVLSLTGKVLKPNWCLMTCCFPPMALDGRFIRRCKQGGLQFVILKPILVTITLILYAKGKYEDGNFNPRQSYLYLTIIYTISYSVALYALALFYVACKDLLKPFNPVPKFIIIKSVVFLTYWQGVLVFLAAKSKLIKDTEDAAEFQNFIICVEMLIAAVGHLYAFPYKEYAGANIGGNRGFAASFAHALNISDFYHDTVHQFAPTYHDYVLYNHGDGDEGTTKYRARTFVPTGPEMDTVRRNKGNLGNKDELNSPSSVGTTQNFGGNQETPNSDALGSSSLIRSEANSANLPYDLSLMDVDLSNYPKKVPAANEAGKR, encoded by the exons ATGGGGCCCATATTCTACATACTGATAGCATTGCCGTGTACAATAGGGGCAATAGCACTGGCCCTTCGCCACATTTATAACCATTTACTGAATTATACTGAGCCAACATATCAGAGATACATTGTCCGCATTATCTTTATGGTTCCA GTATATGCATTGATGTCTTTCTTGTCCTTGATCCTGAATAAACATGCAATTTACTTCAATTCAATCCGAGAAAT ATATGAAGCTTGGGTCATTTATAATTTCCTTTCACTATGCTTAGCATGGGTAGGTGGTCCAGGTGCTGTTGTGCTAAGTTTAACTGGAAAAGTTCTGAAACCCAACTGGTGTCTAATGACATGCTGCTTCCCCCCAATGGCATTGGATGG ACGCTTTATACGAAGGTGCAAACAAGGGGGTTTGCAATTTGTGATCCTTAAACCCATCCTAGTCACAATTACGTTGATACTATATGCAAAAGGGAAGTATGAAGACGGGAATTTCAATCCAAGGCAATCCTATCTCTACCTCACCATAATCTACACGATATCATACTCTGTGGCACTTTATGCCTTGGCCTTGTTTTATGTGGCATGCAAAGATTTGCTGAAGCCTTTCAATCCAGTGCCCAAGTTTATCATAATCAAATCTGTCGTATTTCTTACATATTGGCAG GGTGTGCTGGTTTTTCTTGCAGCCAAATCCAAGTTAATCAAAGATACAGAGGATGCTGcagaatttcaaaatttcataatttgtgttgaaatgcTAATTGCTGCAGTTGGCCATCTTTACGCTTTTCCTTACAAAGAATATGCTGGTGCCAATATTGGTGGGAATCGTGGCTTTGCAGCAAGCTTTGCACATGCTTTGAACATCAGTGACTTTTACCATGATACAGTACACCAG TTTGCTCCTACCTATCATGATTATGTGCTCTACAACCACGGTGATGGTGACGAAGGAACTACAAAGTACAGGGCTCGCACTTTTGTTCCGACTGGCCCAGAAATGGATACAGTCAGAAGAAACAAAGGCAACCTTGGGAACAAAGACGAGTTAAATTCACCATCTTCAGTCGGTACTACTCAAAATTTTGGCGGGAATCAGGAGACTCCGAACTCAGACGCCTTAGGTTCCTCATCGTTGATCAGGAGCGAAGCAAATTCTGCTAATTTGCCTTATGACCTTTCCCTTATGGATGTAGACCTTTCTAATTATCCAAAAAAG GTACCTGCTGCTAATGAAGCTGGGAAACGATGA
- the LOC125220476 gene encoding serine/arginine-rich splicing factor SC35-like, producing the protein MDEKPAKQLTREIMVQFAKYGPNAERIHRGRIEEPVSRLRSRGKSRSRSPRPRDRDRDRDRARSRRSDSRSRDKSERDYPRDRHRDKRYRSRSRSRSRSLSGSPGYRRERGRGKYDNDDDERRRRSPSYRSASPIRRSPSPRRSPSPNKTPPSRDGSPTMDNYKKGPSASISPPPRSRPDSPSPPPRGRRVSRSPSPHSEADE; encoded by the exons ATGGACGAAAAGCCGGCAAAACAACTAACTCG AGAAATAATGGTTCAGTTTGCTAAATATGGGCCCAATGCTGAACGGAT TCATAGAGGTAGGATTGAGGAACCTGTTTCCAGGTTGAGGTCCAGAGGAAAGTCAAGAAGCCGCAGTCCTCGCCCGAG GGACAGGGACAGGGATAGGGACAGGGCTCGCAGTAGGAGAAGCGACAGTagaagtagagataaaagcgAGCGTGACTATCCTCGTGACAGGCACAGGGATAAGCGATATCGGAGCAGGAGTAGGTCTCGAAGCCGGAGCCTTAGTGGAAGTCCTGGTTATCGTAGAGAACGTGGAAGAGGCAAATATGATAATGATGATGACGAGAGACGTAGACGAAGTCCGTCTTATAGAAG TGCTTCTCCTATTCGGCGAAGTCCCAGTCCTCGTAGGAGCCCATCTCCAAACAAAACACCTCCTTCTAGGGATGGAAGTCCTACCATGGATAATTACAAAAAAGGACCAAGCGCATCTATAAGCCCCCCTCCACGCAGTCGACCTGATTCTCCGAGTCCCCCTCCACGTGGTCGTCGTGTTTCTCGGAGCCCCTCTCCACATTCTGAGGCTGAT GAATGA